From a single Prochlorococcus sp. MIT 0603 genomic region:
- a CDS encoding TIGR03894 family protein, whose protein sequence is MVTDKDLLKEVTKELWQSVKKLRPDLGKDPRMQLVLKALITIGDLPNPIEAAMVVGTCLELEEEGEVPQKQDQKDVVSAEKSSQQEEIQENRRTVRRRSAAN, encoded by the coding sequence GTGGTTACGGACAAGGACTTGCTCAAAGAAGTGACGAAAGAGCTCTGGCAATCAGTCAAGAAACTCCGTCCTGATCTTGGAAAAGATCCACGTATGCAGCTTGTTCTAAAAGCCCTCATAACCATTGGTGACCTACCTAATCCTATTGAAGCAGCTATGGTAGTAGGGACTTGCTTGGAACTTGAAGAAGAAGGAGAAGTCCCACAAAAACAAGATCAAAAAGATGTAGTTAGCGCTGAAAAGTCTTCCCAACAAGAAGAAATACAAGAGAATCGACGTACTGTTAGAAGAAGATCTGCTGCTAACTAA
- a CDS encoding glutaredoxin family protein: MNQRKLILFTRVGCCLCEALEEHLRNISLDQLKTPLNLCVRDIDGLDVPNSLKTIYSLKVPVLLVEGDTSLTVFELPRVSPRLSKEELFCWLNKVMQEKTEWTPVF; this comes from the coding sequence ATGAATCAAAGGAAATTAATTCTTTTTACGAGAGTGGGTTGTTGCCTCTGTGAGGCTTTAGAGGAACACTTAAGAAACATTTCATTAGATCAGTTGAAGACCCCATTGAATCTATGTGTCAGGGATATTGATGGCCTGGATGTCCCTAATTCTCTTAAAACCATATATTCATTAAAAGTACCAGTTTTACTAGTTGAGGGAGATACCTCTCTAACTGTCTTTGAACTTCCAAGAGTTTCGCCAAGGCTTTCAAAAGAGGAACTCTTTTGCTGGCTTAATAAGGTTATGCAAGAAAAAACTGAATGGACTCCTGTATTTTGA
- the rpsD gene encoding 30S ribosomal protein S4 yields the protein MSRYRGPRLRITRRLGDLPGLTRKAAKRSNPPGQHGNARRKRSEYAIRLEEKQKLRFNYGISERQLVRYVKKARAMEGSTGTNLLKLLESRLDNVCFRLGFGPTIPGSRQLVNHGHVTVNGKALDIASYQCKQGDVIAISERKASKKLAEGNLEFPGLANVPPHLELEKSKMTAKVTGKCEREWVAIEINELLVVEYYSRKV from the coding sequence ATGTCTAGATACCGTGGACCTCGCCTGAGGATCACGCGTCGCTTGGGAGACCTTCCAGGTCTCACCCGGAAAGCCGCAAAGCGGTCTAACCCTCCAGGTCAGCATGGCAATGCCCGTCGCAAGCGCTCTGAATACGCGATCCGTTTAGAAGAGAAACAAAAGCTTAGATTTAATTACGGAATTTCAGAACGACAACTTGTTCGTTACGTAAAAAAAGCTCGTGCAATGGAAGGTTCGACAGGAACAAACCTTCTCAAATTATTAGAAAGCAGACTTGACAACGTTTGTTTTCGTCTTGGTTTTGGCCCTACAATTCCAGGTTCTCGTCAACTTGTTAACCATGGACATGTAACTGTTAATGGCAAAGCACTAGATATCGCAAGCTATCAATGCAAGCAAGGTGATGTGATTGCGATTAGCGAAAGAAAAGCCAGTAAAAAGTTGGCTGAAGGAAATCTTGAATTTCCAGGTCTTGCTAACGTACCTCCTCACCTAGAGCTGGAAAAATCTAAAATGACAGCAAAAGTGACTGGGAAATGTGAAAGAGAGTGGGTTGCGATTGAAATAAATGAGTTATTGGTTGTCGAGTATTACTCAAGAAAGGTATAA
- a CDS encoding trans-sulfuration enzyme family protein, translated as MESKQSNKSSQPGISTRVIHHGESFASNTGTVMPPIFPSSTFSHGNPEGFDYTRSGNPNFRILETVLASLESCKYSTVFGSGVSAITAIASSLKSGDVVLCEENLYGCTVRLFEQIFHKYGIKTIWLDFTKSSSVESIEELNPSIIWLESPTNPLLKIIDLKKVCTKAKEYGVPVVVDNTFATPLLQKPLELGASISLTSTTKYINGHSDALGGVVCTQDEYWDKQLKFAQKALGLQPSPFDCWLITRGIKTLPLRLQRQVDNAFALANDLANHPSVEWVKYPFRDDHPQYQLAKKQMLKGGAIITANLNANQTQTYSFCKNLKYFTMAESLGGVESLVCHPSTMTHASVSKETKLKLGIGESLIRFSIGCEDLPDLSEDLKYNLNKLK; from the coding sequence GTGGAATCTAAACAATCAAACAAGAGCTCTCAACCAGGTATAAGTACAAGAGTCATCCATCACGGCGAAAGCTTTGCAAGTAATACAGGCACAGTTATGCCGCCTATATTCCCTAGCTCAACTTTTAGCCATGGCAACCCTGAAGGGTTTGATTACACACGCTCAGGCAATCCTAACTTTCGAATATTAGAGACTGTTTTAGCCTCCTTGGAAAGCTGTAAATATTCAACAGTATTTGGCTCTGGCGTTAGCGCTATAACAGCAATAGCAAGTTCTCTAAAATCAGGTGATGTTGTTCTATGTGAAGAAAATCTTTATGGCTGTACTGTTAGATTATTTGAACAGATTTTTCACAAATATGGCATTAAAACCATATGGTTAGATTTTACAAAGTCATCTTCTGTTGAATCTATTGAAGAGTTAAATCCATCCATAATTTGGCTAGAAAGTCCTACCAATCCTCTTTTAAAAATAATTGACTTAAAAAAGGTTTGCACTAAAGCCAAAGAATATGGGGTCCCAGTTGTAGTCGACAACACTTTCGCTACACCCTTATTGCAAAAGCCTCTGGAGTTAGGAGCAAGCATTTCTCTTACTAGTACGACTAAATACATCAATGGACATTCCGATGCTCTTGGTGGTGTTGTATGCACTCAAGATGAATACTGGGACAAACAGCTGAAATTCGCTCAAAAAGCTCTAGGCCTCCAACCTTCACCTTTTGATTGCTGGTTGATTACTAGAGGGATAAAGACTCTACCCCTTCGTCTTCAAAGACAAGTCGACAATGCATTTGCTCTGGCTAATGACTTAGCCAATCATCCATCTGTTGAATGGGTTAAATATCCATTTAGAGATGATCACCCTCAATATCAACTTGCGAAAAAACAAATGCTAAAAGGGGGCGCCATTATCACTGCTAATCTCAACGCAAATCAAACCCAAACATATTCTTTTTGCAAAAATCTTAAATATTTCACAATGGCCGAAAGTTTAGGAGGAGTTGAAAGTCTTGTATGCCATCCTTCAACAATGACTCATGCTTCTGTAAGTAAGGAAACAAAGTTAAAATTAGGGATAGGAGAGTCACTAATAAGGTTTTCAATAGGGTGTGAAGATTTACCTGATCTATCTGAGGATTTAAAATACAACCTAAATAAATTAAAGTGA
- the yidD gene encoding membrane protein insertion efficiency factor YidD: protein MLNKLNQVLSWLLLLLIGLYRRWISPVFGPNCRFIPTCSEYGIEAIGKHGPWKGGWLTLKRLLRCHPGTPCACDPVPD, encoded by the coding sequence ATGCTTAACAAGCTTAATCAAGTTCTGAGTTGGTTATTATTGCTTTTAATCGGCTTGTATAGGAGATGGATTTCACCGGTTTTCGGACCTAACTGTCGTTTTATTCCTACTTGTAGTGAATATGGAATAGAGGCTATCGGTAAACATGGGCCTTGGAAAGGAGGATGGCTAACTCTTAAAAGGCTGTTGCGTTGCCATCCTGGGACGCCTTGTGCTTGTGATCCGGTACCTGATTAA
- a CDS encoding PLP-dependent transferase has translation MIERDLLKEPFWEGKHLGQAIPQSPHAVSVALPRWKDVLAYEEKDPDCINSLQSVYPRFGLNPLIRELAEKALAIHGKPADSAWPYPNIKTASKARDFCKTINANANGTIYEVAGLQCLIVNKETTKAAKAFWQHTGLGASSRQAAIALAKEISPSINAGKNAKRCIRNRLSKIYGCEESLVQLHPSGMAALTTALESLKRFRPNSSAMQLGFPYVDVLKLPQIIFGGSELLLNPDPIELAKQLDKKNPLALIVELPSNPMLKCVDLPLVAKIAHDRGIPVIADDTIGSAINIDPLPYADIVFSSLTKSFAGRGDILAGSLVISPESPWKQTLKELIKISCTSELSDADAIALEQASHDVRSRIYQLNKACFTLKTHLESHPDIARVLHPAECPNFQSLMKANAGFGCLLSIQLKGELSKTKRFYDSLKVCKGPSLGTNFTLACPYVLLAHYNELDWARQCGVPTELIRISVGLEQPQELWERFERALKD, from the coding sequence GTGATCGAAAGAGATTTACTAAAAGAACCATTTTGGGAAGGCAAACATCTTGGCCAAGCAATCCCACAGAGTCCCCACGCAGTATCAGTGGCTTTACCTCGATGGAAAGACGTTCTAGCCTATGAAGAAAAAGATCCTGATTGCATAAATTCTTTGCAATCAGTATATCCACGTTTTGGATTAAACCCTCTTATCAGAGAACTCGCAGAGAAAGCTCTTGCGATTCATGGTAAGCCTGCTGATAGTGCTTGGCCTTACCCCAACATCAAAACCGCATCAAAAGCTAGAGATTTCTGCAAAACAATTAATGCAAATGCAAACGGAACTATTTATGAAGTTGCTGGGCTTCAATGTTTAATCGTTAACAAGGAAACGACAAAAGCAGCAAAAGCATTTTGGCAGCACACAGGGTTAGGAGCATCTTCTAGACAAGCTGCAATAGCACTTGCTAAAGAGATCTCTCCTTCAATTAATGCGGGTAAAAACGCAAAACGTTGCATCCGAAATCGATTATCAAAAATATATGGTTGTGAAGAAAGTTTAGTTCAGCTCCATCCCTCAGGGATGGCAGCTTTAACAACAGCCCTTGAGAGTCTTAAGAGATTCAGGCCTAATAGTTCAGCAATGCAATTGGGCTTCCCATATGTTGATGTATTGAAATTGCCCCAAATCATTTTCGGTGGGAGTGAATTACTTCTAAACCCAGACCCTATTGAACTCGCGAAGCAACTCGACAAGAAAAATCCATTGGCATTAATCGTTGAGCTACCTAGCAACCCAATGCTCAAATGTGTTGATCTACCTCTTGTAGCAAAAATAGCCCATGATCGAGGCATACCAGTTATTGCAGATGACACTATTGGATCAGCAATAAACATTGATCCACTTCCTTATGCCGACATTGTTTTCAGTTCCCTAACTAAAAGCTTTGCGGGGAGAGGAGACATACTGGCAGGCTCTCTAGTAATTAGTCCGGAATCACCATGGAAACAAACTTTAAAGGAACTAATAAAAATTTCATGCACATCCGAATTATCTGACGCAGATGCAATTGCTCTTGAACAAGCCAGCCATGATGTAAGGAGTCGAATATACCAATTAAATAAAGCCTGTTTTACACTGAAAACACACTTAGAAAGTCACCCTGATATAGCAAGAGTATTACACCCTGCAGAATGTCCAAACTTTCAATCTCTTATGAAAGCCAATGCAGGATTCGGATGTTTACTTTCAATTCAATTAAAAGGAGAATTGTCCAAAACAAAAAGATTTTATGACTCTTTAAAAGTTTGCAAAGGGCCTAGCTTGGGCACAAATTTTACTTTGGCATGTCCATATGTACTATTAGCCCATTACAACGAATTAGATTGGGCAAGACAGTGCGGAGTTCCCACAGAATTAATTAGAATTTCAGTGGGGCTAGAGCAACCTCAGGAACTATGGGAACGGTTTGAGAGAGCCTTGAAAGATTGA